A window of the Thalassophryne amazonica chromosome 11, fThaAma1.1, whole genome shotgun sequence genome harbors these coding sequences:
- the neurl1b gene encoding E3 ubiquitin-protein ligase NEURL1B, whose amino-acid sequence MGNATPKPLIDATLQPRPMASRQYYTLPNNRVGMERRTTGPPLGINMESPRFHPHAKGKNIRLDGQLRRATRKNSFCNGITFSHRPVHLYEKVRLRLSGVHNGWSGALRFGFTSLDPSELVSTDIPKYACPDLVTRPGYWAKALPERLALKDNVLSFWADRHGRVFYTINEGEPILFHCGLSIGCPLWAIIDIYGITQEVTLLESTFAESVGSNCLSAARLSAYMPQSSHDSANYSNNQLENNQVAVAKMANIHLNNYTQFIPCCSSTSSSSTTALSASTGFSISRAVRPVPSPLDNDIHFHPIRGSDVILSADRSTACIHFLDSSQTLVFSDRPLHVGETLYVEVGHLGLPYFGALLFGLTSCDPASLHAGDLPADPDILLDRKEYWVVHRGLPMPCSGDVLSFRLSPSGEVHHGVNGMGRGRLLCVDSSQVLWAFFTLYGAVNRLRILGTLAPSTSPNFSQSSSPDDSDSDVAFSVNRSSSASESSLVTAPSSPLSPPLSPILHVSELPSSGKNGECTICFDMEVDTVIYTCGHMCLCNDCGLKLKRQINACCPICRRPIKDVIKTYRP is encoded by the exons ATGCAACTCTACAACCCCGCCCTATGGCAAGCAGACAGTACTACACCTTGCCAAACAACAGGGTTGGAATGGAGAGAAGAACGACTGGTCCTCCGCTCGGGATCAACATGGAATCGCCCCGCTTCCACCCCCACGCCAAGGGCAAGAACATCAGGCTTGATGGGCAGCTTCGCCGTGCCACACGCAAGAACAGCTTCTGCAATGGCATAACCTTCAGCCATAGGCCTGTCCACCTCTATGAGAAG GTGCGTCTTCGCCTGAGCGGTGTGCACAATGGCTGGAGTGGAGCCCTGCGCTTTGGTTTCACCAGTTTGGACCCAAGTGAACTGGTCTCTACAGACATCCCCAAGTATGCGTGCCCAGATCTGGTGACGCGGCCTGGCTACTGGGCTAAAGCTCTGCCTGAGAGATTGGCCTTGAAGGACAACGTACTGTCATTCTGGGCTGATCGACACGGCAGGGTTTTCTACACAATCAATGAAGGCGAGCCAATCCTCTTCCACTGTGGGCTCAGCATTGGCTGTCCACTCTGGGCTATCATAGATATCTATGGAATCACTCAGGAGGTCACGCTGCTCG AAAGCACATTTGCTGAGAGTGTGGGTTCCAACTGCTTAAGTGCAGCCCGTCTGAGTGCCTATATGCCACAGTCCAGCCACGACTCAGCCAATTACAGCAAcaatcagctggagaacaatcAGGTGGCTGTTGCCAAGATGGCTAACATCCACCTCAATAACTACACCCAGTTCATCCCCTGCTGTTCTTCCACATCTTCATCCTCCACAACAGCCTTGTCTGCCTCCACGGGATTCAGCATATCACGGGCGGTCCGGCCTGTTCCTTCTCCACTGGACAATGACATCCACTTTCACCCAATCCGTGGCTCAGATGTAATACTTTCTGCTGACCGCTCAACTGCCTGCATTCACTTTCTGGATAGTAGTCAGACTCTTGTGTTCAGTGACCGGCCGCTACATGTCGGTGAGACTCTGTATGTAGAGGTCGGTCACCTGGGCCTGCCCTACTTTGGAGCATTGTTGTTTGGTTTAACGTCATGTGATCCAGCTAGTCTACATGCTGGGGACCTACCGGCAGACCCTGACATTCTACTGGATCGTAAAGAGTATTGGGTGGTGCACCGGGGCCTCCCTATGCCATGCTCAGGGGACGTACTAAGTTTCCGTCTTTCTCCGAGCGGAGAAGTGCACCATGGAGTTAATGGAATGGGACGTGGTAGGCTGCTCTGTGTGGACTCCTCTCAGGTTCTCTGGGCCTTTTTCACCTTATATGGGGCTGTCAACAGGCTCAGGATATTGG GAACTTTGGCTCCATCCACATCTCCCAACTTTTCTCAGAGCAGCAGTCCAGATGACAGTGACTCAGATGTCGCCTTCAGTGTCAACAGATCCTCATCTGCGTCTGAATCCTCTCTGG tgactgcaccCAGCTCTCCTCTCAGTCCTCCCCTCTCCCCGATTCTCCATGTCTCAGAGCTGCCCTCTTCAGGAAAAAATGGAGAGTGCACCATTTGCTTCGACATGGAGGTGGACACAGTTATCTACACCTGTGGGCACATGTGTCTGTGCAACGACTGTGGGCTGAAGCTAAAGAGACAGATCAATGCGTGTTGTCCAATATGCAGGAGGCCCATCAAAGACGTCATCAAAACGTATCGGCCATAG